One Cedecea neteri DNA segment encodes these proteins:
- a CDS encoding porin, with protein sequence MMKRNILAVVIPALLVAGAANAAEIYNKNGNKLDLYGKVVGERDFTTTGGKGNTDVNYGQIGFKGETQINSDLTGYGQWEYRARANGGEGNQTNSTRLAFAGLKIANGGSIDYGRNYGIVYDVESYTDMAPSWSGETWGGGYVDNYMTSRANGLLTYRNSGFFGLVDGLNVGIQYQAKNENANPAQSNGDGVGYSLGYDFGAGFSAIGAYSNSNRTTKQKLDDNGNKAEAWALGTKYDANNVYLAAVYAETRNMSRLSNNVYNSPEKADNPNYFSVAKKTQNFEVIAQYQFDFGLRPSLAYVQSKGKKLASVDGGNADLAKYIEAGATYYFNKNFNVYFDYRFNLLSDSEAAKTDGGWVGSDDQAAVGVTYQF encoded by the coding sequence ATGATGAAGCGCAATATTCTGGCAGTGGTAATCCCTGCTCTGCTGGTAGCCGGTGCAGCTAACGCTGCAGAAATCTACAACAAAAACGGCAACAAACTGGATCTGTACGGTAAAGTTGTTGGTGAGCGTGACTTCACCACCACCGGTGGTAAAGGCAATACCGACGTCAACTACGGCCAGATCGGCTTTAAAGGCGAAACTCAGATCAACAGCGATCTGACCGGTTATGGCCAGTGGGAATATCGTGCTCGTGCAAACGGCGGCGAAGGCAACCAGACTAACTCTACCCGTCTGGCATTCGCAGGCTTGAAAATCGCTAACGGTGGTTCCATCGACTACGGCCGTAACTACGGTATCGTTTACGATGTTGAATCCTATACCGATATGGCACCATCATGGTCTGGCGAAACTTGGGGCGGTGGCTATGTAGATAACTACATGACCAGCCGTGCTAACGGTCTGCTGACCTACCGCAACAGCGGTTTCTTCGGTCTGGTTGACGGTCTGAACGTCGGTATTCAGTACCAGGCCAAAAATGAGAATGCAAACCCAGCCCAATCAAACGGCGACGGCGTAGGCTACTCTCTGGGCTATGACTTCGGTGCTGGCTTCTCTGCAATTGGTGCATACAGCAACTCCAACCGCACCACCAAGCAGAAATTAGACGACAACGGCAACAAAGCTGAAGCGTGGGCTCTGGGTACCAAGTACGACGCGAACAACGTTTACCTGGCCGCGGTTTATGCCGAAACGCGTAACATGAGCCGTCTGAGCAACAACGTTTATAACAGCCCAGAAAAGGCTGATAACCCGAACTACTTCAGCGTAGCGAAGAAGACTCAGAACTTTGAAGTTATCGCTCAGTACCAGTTCGACTTCGGCCTGCGTCCATCCCTGGCATACGTTCAGTCCAAAGGCAAAAAACTGGCTAGCGTAGACGGCGGCAACGCTGATCTGGCTAAATACATCGAAGCTGGTGCGACTTACTACTTCAACAAAAACTTCAACGTTTACTTTGACTACCGCTTCAACCTGCTGAGCGACAGCGAAGCAGCTAAAACTGACGGCGGTTGGGTTGGTTCTGACGACCAGGCAGCAGTTGGCGTGACCTACCAGTTCTAA
- the asnS gene encoding asparagine--tRNA ligase: protein MSVVPVADVLQGRAAVDSEVTVRGWVRTRRDSKAGISFLAVYDGSCFDPVQAVINNSLPNYNEDVLRLTTGCSVIVTGVVVESQGQGQAFELQATKVEVTGWVDDPDTYPMAAKRHSIEYLREVAHLRPRTNMIGAVARVRHTLAQALHRFFHENGYFWVSTPLITASDTEGAGEMFRVSTLDLENLPRTAEGKVDFDKDFFGKEAFLTVSGQLNGETYASALSKVYTFGPTFRAENSNTSRHLAEFWMLEPEVAFADLDDVAGLAEAMLKYVFKAVLEERMDDMKFFAERVDKEAIERLERFISADFAQVNYTDAVEILLNCGHKFENPVYWGVDLSSEHERYLAEQHFKAPVVVKNYPKDIKAFYMRLNEDGKTVAAMDVLAPGIGEIIGGSQREERLDVLDARMAEMGLNKEDYWWYRDLRRYGTVPHSGFGLGFERLIAYVTGVQNVRDVIPFPRTPRNASF from the coding sequence ATGAGCGTTGTGCCTGTAGCCGACGTACTCCAGGGCCGTGCCGCCGTTGACAGCGAAGTCACCGTGCGCGGGTGGGTACGTACTCGAAGAGATTCAAAAGCTGGTATCTCCTTCCTCGCCGTCTACGACGGTTCCTGCTTTGATCCTGTACAGGCCGTCATTAATAATTCTCTGCCCAATTACAATGAAGACGTTCTGCGCCTGACCACCGGCTGCTCCGTGATTGTTACCGGCGTGGTCGTCGAGTCTCAGGGCCAGGGCCAGGCTTTCGAACTTCAGGCCACCAAAGTCGAAGTGACCGGCTGGGTTGACGATCCGGATACCTATCCGATGGCGGCCAAACGTCATAGCATCGAATACCTCCGCGAAGTCGCTCACCTGCGCCCGCGTACCAACATGATTGGTGCCGTAGCGCGCGTGCGTCACACGCTGGCTCAGGCTCTGCATCGCTTCTTCCACGAAAATGGTTATTTCTGGGTATCTACCCCGCTGATCACCGCTTCCGATACCGAAGGCGCCGGCGAGATGTTCCGCGTTTCAACGCTGGATCTGGAAAACCTGCCTCGCACCGCAGAAGGCAAAGTCGATTTTGATAAAGACTTCTTCGGTAAAGAAGCCTTCCTGACCGTTTCCGGCCAGCTTAACGGCGAAACCTATGCGAGCGCGCTGTCCAAGGTTTATACCTTCGGGCCAACCTTCCGTGCAGAAAACTCCAACACCAGCCGCCACCTGGCGGAGTTCTGGATGCTGGAGCCAGAAGTGGCCTTTGCCGATCTGGACGACGTTGCCGGCCTGGCCGAAGCGATGCTCAAGTACGTCTTTAAAGCCGTCCTGGAAGAACGCATGGACGACATGAAGTTCTTTGCCGAGCGCGTGGACAAAGAGGCCATTGAGCGCCTGGAACGCTTCATCTCCGCAGACTTTGCTCAGGTGAACTACACCGATGCGGTGGAGATCTTGCTGAACTGTGGGCATAAGTTCGAAAACCCGGTTTATTGGGGTGTCGATCTCTCCTCCGAGCACGAACGTTACCTGGCCGAGCAGCACTTCAAGGCACCGGTGGTGGTGAAAAACTACCCGAAAGACATCAAAGCTTTCTATATGCGCCTTAACGAAGACGGTAAAACCGTTGCCGCTATGGACGTTCTGGCTCCAGGTATCGGTGAAATCATCGGTGGTTCCCAGCGTGAAGAGCGCCTGGATGTGCTGGACGCGCGTATGGCTGAAATGGGTCTGAATAAAGAAGATTACTGGTGGTATCGCGACCTGCGCCGCTACGGCACCGTGCCACATTCCGGTTTCGGCCTGGGCTTTGAGCGCCTGATCGCCTATGTCACCGGTGTTCAGAACGTGCGTGATGTTATTCCGTTCCCACGTACGCCGCGTAACGCAAGCTTCTAA
- the pncB gene encoding nicotinate phosphoribosyltransferase, translated as MTRHASPILQTLLDTDAYKLHMQQAVYHRYYDVNVAAEFRCRGDDLLGIHAEAIREQVAAMQHLRLSDEEFQWLKSLPFFKADYLDWLRDFRYDPSQVQVTNNHGHLDIRLSGPWREVIMWEVPLLAVISEVVHQHRAPGVTPKMALDHLESKLREFNALTDGLDLSHFRLMDFGTRRRFSREVQQAIVERLKQEPWFIGTSNYDLARRLDLTPMGTQAHEWFQAHQQISPDLANSQRAALQAWLDEYPDQLGIALTDCITMDAFLRDFGKEFATRYQGLRHDSGDPVEWGEKAIAHYQKLGIDPLSKVLVFSDNLDLNKAVELYRRFSSRVNLSFGIGTRLTCDIPQVKPLNIVIKLVECNGKPVAKLSDSPGKTICHDKAFVRALRKAFDLPLVKKAS; from the coding sequence ATGACACGACACGCTTCCCCGATTTTGCAAACGCTTCTGGATACTGACGCCTATAAGCTTCATATGCAGCAAGCGGTTTATCACCGCTATTACGACGTAAATGTCGCAGCGGAATTCCGCTGCCGCGGCGACGATCTGCTGGGCATTCATGCCGAGGCTATTCGTGAGCAGGTTGCGGCTATGCAGCACCTGCGCCTTAGCGACGAAGAATTTCAGTGGCTGAAAAGCCTGCCCTTTTTCAAAGCCGATTACCTCGACTGGCTGCGTGATTTCCGCTATGACCCTTCCCAGGTTCAGGTGACCAATAATCATGGTCATCTGGATATCCGCCTCAGCGGCCCCTGGCGCGAAGTCATCATGTGGGAAGTTCCCCTGCTGGCGGTAATCAGTGAAGTCGTTCACCAGCATCGCGCCCCCGGCGTGACGCCAAAAATGGCGCTGGATCACCTGGAAAGTAAGCTGCGGGAATTTAACGCGCTGACTGACGGGCTCGATCTTTCACATTTCCGCCTGATGGACTTTGGCACCCGCCGCCGTTTCTCTCGGGAAGTACAGCAGGCCATTGTAGAGCGCCTCAAGCAGGAGCCGTGGTTTATCGGCACCAGCAACTACGATCTGGCTCGCCGCCTCGACCTTACGCCAATGGGCACTCAGGCCCACGAGTGGTTCCAGGCGCATCAGCAGATAAGCCCGGACCTGGCGAACAGTCAACGTGCGGCGCTGCAGGCCTGGCTGGACGAATATCCCGATCAGCTCGGGATTGCTCTGACTGACTGCATCACCATGGATGCTTTCCTGCGCGATTTCGGCAAAGAGTTTGCCACGCGCTATCAGGGGCTGCGCCACGATTCAGGTGATCCCGTTGAGTGGGGAGAAAAAGCCATTGCCCACTACCAAAAGCTTGGTATCGATCCGTTAAGCAAAGTGTTGGTGTTTTCCGACAACCTGGATTTAAACAAAGCCGTGGAGCTATATCGCCGCTTCTCATCCCGGGTGAACCTCAGCTTTGGTATCGGCACCCGTCTTACCTGCGACATTCCGCAGGTTAAGCCGCTGAACATCGTGATTAAGCTCGTAGAGTGCAACGGCAAGCCCGTCGCGAAGCTCTCGGACAGCCCGGGAAAAACCATCTGCCACGATAAAGCCTTTGTGCGAGCCTTACGCAAAGCCTTTGACTTACCGTTGGTTAAAAAAGCCAGCTGA
- the pepN gene encoding aminopeptidase N, which produces MTQQPQAKYRHDYRAADYTITDIDLTFDLDAAKTQVTAVSKIVRQGEAGAPLHLDGEDLTLVSIAVNGSAWPHYRQEDGALILEQVPDVFTLTIVNEISPATNTALEGLYQSGEALCTQCEAEGFHHITWYLDRPDVLARFTTKVIADKNKYPYLLANGNRIAEGELENGRHWVQWQDPFPKPCYLFALVAGDFDVLRDSFKTRSGRDVALELFVDRGNLDRADWAMTSLKASMKWDETRFGLEYDLDIYMIVAVDFFNMGAMENKGLNIFNSKYVLARAETATDKDYLDIERVIGHEYFHNWTGNRVTCRDWFQLSLKEGLTVFRDQEFSSDLGSRAVNRIQNVRTMRAMQFAEDASPMAHPIRPDKVIEMNNFYTLTVYEKGSEVIRMLHTLLGEENFQKGMQLYFERHDGSAATCDDFVQAMEDASNVDLSHFRRWYSQAGTPVVTVRDDYNPETEHYTLTISQMTPPTAEQQEKHPLHIPFDIELYDNEGKVIPLQKDGHPVHHVLNVTQAEQTFVFDNVYFQPVPSLLREFSAPVKLEYKWSDQQLTFLMRHARNDFSRWDAAQSLLANYIKINVNRSQQGQPLSLPLHVADAFRAILLDEKIDPALAAEILTLPSQNEIAELFQTIDPIAIAEVHGALTRTLAAELADEFLAIYNANKLDSYRVDHGDIGKRALRNTCLRYLAFGDVELAEQLVREQYQQADNMTDSIAALSAAVAAQLPCREALLAEYDEKWHKDGLVMDKWFVLQATSPGSNTLAKVRELLTHRSFSLGNPNRVRSLIGAFASANPAAFHAKDGSGYQFMVEMLTELNSRNPQIASRLVEPLIRLKRYDAERQAKMRAALEQLKGLENLSGDLFEKIAKALA; this is translated from the coding sequence ATGACACAACAGCCACAAGCCAAATATCGCCACGACTATCGCGCGGCGGATTATACGATAACCGATATCGATTTGACCTTTGACCTTGATGCCGCAAAAACGCAGGTCACCGCAGTTAGCAAAATTGTCCGTCAGGGCGAAGCGGGCGCCCCGCTGCATCTTGATGGTGAAGACCTCACGCTGGTTTCCATTGCCGTAAACGGTAGCGCCTGGCCGCACTATCGCCAGGAAGATGGCGCGCTCATTCTGGAGCAGGTCCCTGACGTCTTTACGCTGACGATTGTGAACGAAATCAGCCCGGCAACCAACACCGCGCTTGAAGGACTGTATCAATCCGGCGAAGCGTTATGTACCCAGTGTGAAGCTGAAGGCTTCCACCACATCACCTGGTACCTGGACCGCCCGGACGTCCTGGCGCGCTTCACGACCAAAGTCATCGCTGACAAAAACAAATATCCGTATTTGCTGGCTAACGGCAACCGCATTGCCGAAGGCGAGCTGGAAAATGGCCGTCACTGGGTGCAGTGGCAGGATCCGTTCCCAAAACCTTGCTACCTGTTTGCGCTGGTGGCGGGTGATTTTGACGTCTTGCGCGACAGCTTCAAAACCCGTTCTGGCCGTGACGTTGCGCTGGAGCTGTTTGTTGACCGCGGGAATCTGGATCGTGCTGACTGGGCGATGACCTCGCTCAAAGCGTCTATGAAGTGGGACGAAACCCGCTTCGGCCTGGAGTATGACCTCGACATCTATATGATCGTCGCCGTCGACTTCTTTAATATGGGCGCGATGGAAAACAAAGGGCTGAATATCTTCAACTCGAAGTATGTCCTGGCCCGAGCCGAAACCGCGACTGACAAAGACTACCTCGACATCGAACGCGTCATCGGCCACGAATATTTCCACAACTGGACGGGCAACCGCGTCACCTGCCGTGACTGGTTCCAGCTTAGCCTGAAAGAGGGCCTAACCGTCTTCCGCGACCAGGAATTCAGCTCTGACCTGGGTTCTCGTGCAGTTAACCGTATTCAGAACGTGCGCACCATGCGTGCGATGCAGTTCGCCGAAGACGCCAGCCCGATGGCGCACCCGATCCGCCCGGACAAAGTTATCGAAATGAATAACTTCTATACCCTGACGGTGTATGAGAAGGGCTCAGAAGTGATTCGTATGCTGCACACGCTGCTGGGTGAAGAAAACTTCCAGAAGGGCATGCAACTTTACTTTGAACGCCATGACGGCAGCGCGGCAACCTGTGATGACTTTGTGCAGGCGATGGAAGACGCGTCCAACGTTGACCTGTCTCATTTCCGCCGCTGGTACAGCCAGGCCGGGACGCCGGTTGTCACCGTGCGTGACGACTACAACCCGGAAACTGAGCACTACACGCTGACTATCAGCCAGATGACGCCGCCGACCGCCGAACAGCAGGAAAAACACCCGCTGCATATCCCGTTTGATATCGAGCTTTACGATAACGAAGGGAAGGTCATTCCGCTGCAGAAGGACGGTCACCCGGTGCACCACGTACTGAACGTGACCCAGGCCGAGCAGACTTTCGTTTTCGACAATGTCTACTTCCAGCCGGTGCCATCTTTGCTGCGTGAATTCTCTGCGCCGGTGAAGCTCGAATACAAATGGAGCGACCAGCAGCTGACGTTCCTGATGCGCCACGCACGGAACGACTTCTCCCGCTGGGATGCGGCGCAGAGCCTGCTGGCAAATTACATCAAGATCAACGTGAACCGCAGCCAGCAAGGGCAGCCGCTTTCTCTGCCGCTGCACGTGGCCGATGCATTCCGCGCCATTCTGCTGGATGAGAAGATCGATCCGGCGCTTGCCGCGGAGATCCTGACGCTGCCTTCGCAGAATGAAATTGCCGAGCTGTTCCAGACCATCGATCCAATCGCCATTGCTGAGGTTCACGGGGCGCTGACCCGTACCCTGGCCGCAGAGCTGGCTGATGAGTTCCTGGCTATTTATAACGCCAATAAGCTCGACAGCTATCGTGTGGATCACGGTGATATCGGCAAGCGCGCGCTGCGCAACACTTGCCTGCGCTATCTGGCGTTTGGTGACGTTGAACTTGCTGAGCAACTGGTACGCGAGCAGTATCAGCAGGCGGACAATATGACCGATTCTATCGCCGCGCTGTCCGCAGCGGTGGCCGCGCAGCTGCCATGCCGTGAAGCGTTGCTGGCTGAGTACGATGAGAAATGGCACAAAGATGGCCTGGTGATGGACAAATGGTTTGTGCTGCAGGCAACCAGCCCGGGTAGCAACACGCTGGCTAAGGTTCGCGAGCTGCTGACTCACCGTTCCTTCAGTCTGGGTAACCCGAACCGCGTACGTTCTCTGATTGGCGCGTTTGCTTCAGCTAACCCGGCCGCGTTCCACGCCAAAGACGGCAGCGGCTATCAGTTTATGGTAGAGATGCTGACCGAACTGAACAGCCGCAACCCGCAAATTGCTTCTCGTCTGGTAGAGCCGCTGATTCGCCTGAAGCGTTATGATGCAGAACGTCAGGCCAAGATGCGTGCCGCGCTGGAGCAGTTGAAAGGCCTGGAGAATTTGTCCGGGGATCTGTTCGAGAAAATCGCCAAAGCGCTGGCGTAA
- the ssuB gene encoding aliphatic sulfonates ABC transporter ATP-binding protein encodes MTTARLNQGTPLWLNGVSKRYGDKSILNQLELRIPAGQFVAVVGRSGGGKSTLLRLLAGLENPNHGALFAGSAPLRDSQDDTRLMFQDDRLLPWKTVIDNVGLGLKNNWRDAALQALTAVGLENRANEWPAALSGGQKQRVALARALIHRPRLLLLDEPLGALDALTRIEMQELIVSLWQEHGFTVLLVTHDVSEAVAMADRVLLIEEGKIGLDLTVDLPRPRRLGSVKLAELEAEVLARVMKRGSEEPARAVRTG; translated from the coding sequence ATGACAACTGCTCGTCTGAACCAGGGCACACCGCTGTGGCTCAACGGCGTAAGCAAACGCTACGGCGATAAAAGCATTCTCAATCAACTAGAACTGCGTATCCCCGCAGGGCAGTTCGTGGCGGTGGTCGGCCGCAGCGGCGGCGGCAAAAGTACGCTATTACGTCTGCTTGCCGGGCTGGAAAACCCTAATCACGGGGCGCTATTCGCAGGCAGTGCACCGCTGAGAGACAGTCAGGACGATACGCGGCTGATGTTTCAGGACGACAGGCTGCTGCCGTGGAAAACGGTGATAGATAACGTCGGACTCGGGCTTAAAAATAACTGGCGTGACGCGGCACTTCAGGCCCTTACCGCCGTAGGTCTGGAAAATCGGGCCAATGAATGGCCGGCGGCACTGTCCGGCGGGCAAAAGCAGCGTGTGGCACTGGCGAGGGCGCTCATTCACCGCCCGCGTTTGTTGTTGCTAGACGAACCGCTGGGCGCGCTGGATGCCCTGACGCGTATTGAGATGCAGGAACTGATTGTTTCTTTGTGGCAGGAGCACGGTTTTACCGTGCTTTTGGTCACCCACGACGTTAGCGAAGCCGTCGCCATGGCCGACCGCGTGTTGCTTATAGAAGAAGGAAAAATCGGCCTGGATCTCACGGTTGATTTACCGCGCCCGCGCCGCCTGGGATCGGTGAAGCTTGCGGAGCTGGAGGCTGAGGTGCTTGCCAGAGTGATGAAACGAGGTTCAGAGGAGCCGGCGCGCGCGGTGCGCACCGGCTGA
- the ssuC gene encoding aliphatic sulfonate ABC transporter permease SsuC, translating into MQASVHKVLLRLAPWALPVAIVLLWQLASSAGWLSTRILPSPEGVVLAFWNLSASGELWQHLAISSWRAVIGFSIGGSLGLILGLISGLSRWGERLLDSSIQMLRNVPHLALIPLVILWFGIDETAKIFLVALGTLFPIYINTWHGIRNIDRGLLEMARSYGLSGFSLFVHVILPGALPSIMVGVRFALGLMWLTLIVAETISANSGIGYLAMNAREFLQTDVVVVAIVLYALLGKLADVSARLLERVWLRWHPAYQLKEETV; encoded by the coding sequence ATGCAAGCGTCCGTGCACAAAGTCTTGCTGCGCCTGGCCCCCTGGGCGCTGCCGGTGGCTATCGTTCTTCTCTGGCAATTAGCTTCGTCTGCAGGCTGGCTTTCCACCCGTATTTTACCCTCTCCCGAGGGCGTAGTGCTGGCTTTCTGGAACCTCTCAGCCAGCGGTGAACTCTGGCAGCATCTGGCTATCAGTTCCTGGCGCGCAGTGATTGGTTTCAGCATCGGCGGATCGTTGGGTCTGATCTTAGGCCTGATCAGCGGCCTGTCGCGATGGGGAGAGCGCCTGCTGGACAGCTCTATTCAGATGCTACGCAACGTCCCACACCTGGCGCTGATCCCGCTGGTGATCCTGTGGTTTGGTATCGATGAGACGGCCAAGATCTTTCTGGTCGCGCTCGGCACGCTATTTCCGATTTACATCAATACCTGGCACGGCATCCGCAATATCGATCGCGGGCTGCTGGAAATGGCCCGCAGCTACGGCCTTTCCGGGTTTAGCCTGTTCGTGCACGTCATTCTGCCGGGCGCGCTGCCGTCCATTATGGTCGGCGTGCGCTTCGCTTTGGGCCTGATGTGGCTGACGCTTATTGTCGCCGAAACGATCTCGGCAAATTCCGGGATTGGCTATCTGGCGATGAATGCCAGGGAGTTTCTGCAAACCGACGTGGTGGTGGTGGCCATCGTGCTGTATGCGCTGCTGGGCAAACTCGCCGATGTCAGCGCCCGCCTGCTGGAACGCGTCTGGCTACGCTGGCATCCAGCTTATCAATTAAAGGAGGAGACGGTATGA
- the ssuD gene encoding FMNH2-dependent alkanesulfonate monooxygenase, which produces MSLNLFWFLPTHGDGHYLGSDTGARPVDYGYLQQIAQAADRIGFTGVLIPTGRSCEDAWLVAASMIPVTQRLKFLVALRPSVVSPTLAARQAATLDRLSNGRALFNLVTGGDAEELAAEGVFLDHEERYEASAEFTRIWRRVLEGETVDYDGKHIKVKGAKLLYPPVQQPRPLLYFGGSSEAAQDLAAEQVDLYLTWGEPPHLVKEKIEQVRAKAEAQGRQVRFGIRLHVIVRETNEEAWQAANRLISHLDDITIAKAQAAFARSDSVGQQRMAALHGGKRDKLEISPNLWAGVGLVRGGAGTALVGDGPTVAARINEYADLGIDSFILSGYPHLEEAYRAGELLFPHLDVAIPEIPQPRQVQEKGEVVANDFIPRKVAQS; this is translated from the coding sequence ATGAGTCTTAACCTGTTCTGGTTTTTACCCACCCACGGTGATGGTCACTATCTTGGCAGCGATACGGGCGCGCGTCCGGTCGACTACGGCTATCTGCAGCAAATCGCCCAGGCCGCCGACCGCATCGGTTTCACCGGCGTGCTGATCCCGACCGGCCGTTCCTGCGAAGATGCCTGGCTGGTCGCCGCCTCAATGATCCCGGTCACTCAACGACTTAAGTTCCTGGTCGCGCTGCGCCCGAGCGTTGTCTCCCCTACTCTTGCCGCTCGCCAGGCCGCCACGCTGGACCGCCTTTCCAACGGGCGGGCATTGTTCAACCTGGTGACCGGAGGTGACGCCGAGGAACTGGCTGCAGAAGGGGTATTTCTTGACCATGAAGAGCGCTATGAGGCATCAGCAGAGTTTACCCGCATCTGGCGGCGCGTTCTCGAAGGCGAAACCGTCGATTACGACGGCAAGCACATCAAAGTGAAAGGAGCGAAACTGCTCTATCCTCCGGTTCAGCAACCTCGCCCACTGCTATATTTTGGCGGTTCTTCCGAGGCTGCCCAGGATCTTGCGGCCGAGCAGGTTGACCTTTATCTGACCTGGGGCGAACCTCCCCATCTGGTAAAAGAAAAGATCGAGCAAGTGCGGGCGAAAGCTGAAGCGCAGGGGCGGCAGGTTCGCTTTGGTATCCGACTGCACGTTATCGTGCGGGAAACCAACGAAGAAGCCTGGCAGGCAGCTAATCGACTTATTTCTCACCTCGATGACATCACAATCGCCAAAGCACAGGCCGCCTTTGCCCGCAGCGATTCGGTCGGGCAACAGCGTATGGCCGCCCTCCACGGCGGTAAACGAGACAAACTGGAAATCAGCCCGAATCTTTGGGCCGGTGTCGGTCTGGTCCGCGGCGGCGCAGGCACCGCGCTGGTGGGTGATGGACCCACCGTCGCGGCCCGCATAAACGAGTACGCCGACCTGGGTATCGACAGCTTTATTCTTTCCGGCTATCCGCACCTGGAGGAAGCCTACCGCGCAGGCGAGCTGCTGTTCCCCCACCTTGACGTGGCCATCCCAGAAATTCCTCAGCCGCGACAGGTTCAGGAAAAAGGCGAAGTTGTCGCTAACGACTTTATCCCGCGTAAAGTGGCGCAAAGCTAG
- a CDS encoding sulfonate ABC transporter substrate-binding protein, giving the protein MFNLLKRRSPWLAFAGLLAFSTYSNASDSSPEQLRIGYQKGSVSMVLAKSHQLLEKQYPNTKVSWVEFPAGPQMLEALNVGSIDLGSTGDIPPIFAQAAGADLLYVGAEPPKPKAEVILVPENSPLKTVADLKGHKIAFQKGSSSHNLVLRALQKAGLKFSDIQPAYLTPADARAAFQQGNVDAWAIWDPYYSAALLNGGVRVLTDGSELNQTGSFYLASRPYAEANGPFLQQVLKTFSDADALTRTQRAESVALLAKTMGLPEAVIATYFDHRPPSEITPVSEATAAKQQNTADLFYENRLVPKKVDIRTRIWQPAGATQGAKS; this is encoded by the coding sequence ATGTTTAATCTGCTCAAACGCCGCTCTCCGTGGCTGGCATTTGCCGGCCTGCTCGCCTTTTCAACCTACAGCAATGCCTCAGACAGCAGCCCGGAACAGCTGCGCATTGGTTACCAAAAAGGCTCCGTCAGTATGGTGTTAGCCAAGAGCCACCAGCTCCTGGAGAAGCAATATCCGAACACCAAAGTCTCGTGGGTTGAGTTTCCCGCCGGGCCACAGATGCTGGAGGCGCTGAACGTCGGCAGCATTGATTTGGGGAGCACAGGTGATATCCCGCCTATTTTCGCACAGGCCGCCGGGGCAGATTTGCTGTATGTCGGTGCCGAGCCGCCTAAACCGAAAGCGGAAGTGATCCTGGTCCCCGAAAATAGCCCCCTGAAAACCGTGGCGGATTTAAAAGGCCATAAGATTGCCTTCCAGAAAGGCTCCAGCTCCCACAACCTGGTTTTGCGCGCGCTGCAAAAAGCCGGACTGAAGTTTTCCGATATTCAGCCCGCTTACCTGACCCCCGCCGATGCCCGCGCGGCCTTTCAGCAGGGGAATGTCGATGCCTGGGCTATCTGGGATCCGTACTATTCGGCCGCACTGTTAAACGGCGGCGTTCGCGTCTTAACGGACGGCAGCGAACTGAACCAAACCGGATCGTTCTATTTAGCTTCCCGCCCTTATGCGGAAGCGAATGGCCCGTTTCTTCAACAGGTCCTGAAAACCTTTAGCGATGCCGATGCACTCACCCGCACGCAGCGGGCAGAAAGTGTCGCTCTACTCGCCAAAACGATGGGCCTGCCAGAGGCGGTGATCGCCACTTATTTCGACCATCGCCCTCCTTCTGAAATTACGCCGGTCAGCGAAGCGACGGCCGCAAAACAGCAAAATACCGCCGACCTGTTTTATGAAAATCGCCTTGTTCCAAAGAAAGTCGATATCCGAACCCGCATCTGGCAACCCGCTGGCGCGACACAAGGAGCTAAGTCATGA
- the ssuE gene encoding NADPH-dependent FMN reductase: MRVITLAGSPHYPSRSSSLLEYAREKLSALDVEVYHWHLQNFAPEDLLYARFDSPALLALTEQLSTADGLIIATPVYKASFSGALKTLLDLLPERALEKKVVLPLATGGTVAHMLAVDYALKPVLNALKAQEILHGVFADDSQIADYQHKPQFTPNLQKRLDEALETFWQALHRRDFAVPSPFDARGVSHV, translated from the coding sequence ATGCGTGTGATTACCCTGGCCGGAAGCCCTCACTACCCGTCCCGTTCCAGCTCGCTGCTGGAGTATGCGCGGGAGAAGCTGAGCGCCCTGGATGTTGAAGTTTATCACTGGCACTTACAGAACTTCGCGCCGGAAGACTTGCTCTACGCCCGCTTCGACAGCCCGGCGCTGCTGGCACTCACCGAACAACTCAGCACCGCCGATGGCCTGATTATCGCCACCCCGGTCTATAAAGCCTCGTTTTCAGGGGCGCTAAAAACGCTGCTCGATTTACTCCCCGAGCGTGCATTAGAGAAGAAGGTTGTCCTGCCTCTCGCCACCGGAGGTACCGTGGCGCATATGCTCGCCGTGGACTATGCCCTTAAGCCGGTGCTGAATGCGCTCAAAGCGCAGGAGATTCTGCACGGCGTTTTTGCCGACGACAGCCAGATAGCCGATTACCAACACAAACCTCAGTTCACGCCCAACCTACAAAAACGTCTGGACGAAGCGCTGGAAACCTTCTGGCAGGCTCTGCACCGCCGTGACTTTGCGGTCCCGTCGCCGTTTGACGCCCGGGGGGTGAGCCATGTTTAA